One Planctomycetota bacterium genomic window carries:
- a CDS encoding cation-translocating P-type ATPase, with protein MSTPENSMVARMFTPRAELRAAITAGGLLLVGMVLGWLGVPFGAAPVWASLAIGMVYGGRPAIDALRNLRFDIDVLMVVGAGLAAYIGHPGEGALLLFLFVLSGALEDLAMLRTEREVAALHKMMPEAAMVLRGGEWIEVPAESLAPGDRVKVRPGERVPADARVLSGETQMDQSAITGESMPRAVRAGDELYAGTINTDDPVEAEVLRPVRESSLQKILDLVTRAREQREPVQRLIDRLSEPYALGVLGVSTIVGLVWWLALGRPLLGDAERVGALYTAITLLIVASPCALIIATPTATLAAIARGARAGVLFKGGQSIDALASIRSVCFDKTGTLTFGRPRLYEVHPVAWSDGPEMLAIAAALEADSTHPIAVAIREAAVARSVSPAPVEAINHTTAKGIEGRHAGVPVRLGRYAYVEPLIPVCLRNRVKDVLARIQNRGHVAVVIARGEENGQTEESGQAAVLIMADAIRPGAETLVRELHALGVRPVRMLTGDNRLTAERVATGLGLDAFDAELLPEDKLRIVRSMKKDAGGPGVAVIGDGVNDAPSLAAADVSVAIGAIGADAALESADIVLLADDLGAIPWSVRLARRTRRTIVVNFALALGVIGIMAVLTVVGSLLGREVPLAVGVLAHEGGTVLVVLNSLLLLRVASPRGGPAPREAGVPLARTGEAGA; from the coding sequence GTGAGCACGCCCGAGAACTCCATGGTTGCGCGGATGTTCACGCCCCGGGCCGAGCTGCGGGCGGCGATCACCGCGGGCGGGCTGCTGCTCGTCGGCATGGTGCTGGGCTGGCTGGGCGTGCCCTTCGGGGCGGCGCCGGTCTGGGCGAGCCTGGCGATCGGGATGGTCTACGGCGGGCGGCCCGCGATCGACGCGCTGCGCAACCTGCGGTTCGACATCGACGTGCTGATGGTCGTGGGGGCCGGGCTGGCGGCGTACATCGGGCATCCCGGCGAGGGGGCGCTGCTGCTCTTCCTGTTCGTGCTCTCCGGGGCGCTCGAGGACCTGGCGATGCTGCGCACCGAGCGCGAGGTGGCGGCGCTGCACAAAATGATGCCCGAGGCGGCGATGGTGCTGCGGGGCGGGGAGTGGATCGAGGTCCCGGCCGAGTCGCTCGCGCCCGGGGACCGCGTGAAGGTCCGTCCGGGCGAGCGGGTGCCGGCGGACGCGCGGGTGCTGTCGGGCGAGACGCAGATGGACCAGTCGGCGATCACGGGTGAATCGATGCCGCGGGCGGTGCGGGCGGGCGACGAGCTGTACGCGGGGACGATCAACACGGACGATCCCGTGGAGGCCGAGGTGCTGCGGCCCGTGCGAGAGAGCAGCCTGCAGAAGATCCTGGACCTGGTAACGCGGGCGCGCGAGCAGCGTGAGCCGGTGCAGCGGCTGATCGACCGGCTGAGCGAGCCGTACGCGCTGGGCGTGCTGGGGGTGAGCACGATCGTGGGGCTGGTGTGGTGGCTGGCGCTGGGCAGGCCCCTGCTGGGCGACGCCGAGCGCGTGGGCGCGCTGTACACGGCGATCACGCTGCTGATCGTGGCGTCGCCGTGCGCGCTGATCATCGCGACGCCGACGGCGACGCTGGCCGCGATCGCGCGGGGGGCGCGCGCGGGCGTGCTCTTCAAGGGCGGGCAGTCGATCGACGCCCTGGCGTCGATCCGCAGCGTGTGCTTCGACAAGACCGGCACGCTCACCTTCGGGCGCCCGCGCCTGTACGAGGTGCACCCGGTGGCGTGGAGCGACGGGCCCGAGATGCTGGCGATCGCCGCGGCGCTCGAGGCCGACTCGACGCACCCGATCGCGGTCGCGATCCGCGAGGCGGCGGTCGCGCGGAGCGTCTCGCCCGCGCCGGTCGAGGCGATCAACCACACGACGGCGAAGGGGATCGAGGGGCGGCACGCGGGCGTGCCGGTGCGCCTGGGGCGGTACGCGTACGTCGAGCCGCTGATCCCGGTGTGCCTGCGCAACCGCGTGAAGGACGTGCTGGCGCGGATCCAGAATCGCGGGCATGTGGCGGTGGTGATCGCGCGGGGCGAAGAGAACGGGCAGACGGAAGAGAGCGGGCAGGCGGCGGTGCTGATCATGGCCGACGCGATCCGACCCGGGGCCGAGACGCTCGTGCGCGAACTGCACGCGCTGGGCGTGCGCCCGGTGCGGATGCTGACGGGCGACAACCGCCTGACGGCCGAGCGGGTCGCGACGGGGCTGGGGCTCGACGCGTTCGACGCCGAACTGCTGCCCGAGGACAAGCTGCGCATCGTGCGGTCGATGAAGAAGGACGCCGGCGGGCCGGGCGTCGCGGTGATCGGCGACGGCGTGAACGACGCGCCCTCGCTGGCGGCGGCGGACGTGTCGGTGGCGATCGGGGCGATCGGCGCGGACGCGGCGTTGGAATCCGCCGACATCGTGCTGCTCGCCGACGATCTGGGGGCGATCCCATGGAGCGTGCGCCTGGCCCGGCGCACCCGCCGGACGATCGTGGTGAACTTCGCGCTCGCGCTGGGCGTCATCGGGATCATGGCGGTGCTGACGGTCGTCGGCTCGCTGCTGGGGCGCGAGGTGCCGCTGGCGGTGGGCGTGCTGGCGCACGAGGGCGGGACGGTGCTGGTGGTGCTGAACTCGCTGCTGCTGCTGCGGGTGGCGTCGCCCCGGGGCGGCCCCGCGCCGCGCGAGGCGGGCGTGCCGCTGGCGCGGACGGGCGAGGCGGGCGCCTAG
- the lysS gene encoding lysine--tRNA ligase: protein MDTPETPLRPEGEGLHRLEAQRRLNREAVRALGHEPYGVRTDDITDARDARATFDERANDEFNAKGKEPGYVDQRPTARVAGRVMLLRDNGKLIWMTLRDHTGDIQVAVSQRDCDAPGFGVAKATDLGDVVIADGRVMKTKTGEVTVWATAVRPASKALLPPPAKHEGLQDIEIRYRQRYVDLWANPQTLGVFRLRCGIVSRVRRFMEGRGYLEVETPMLQTLAGGAAARPFATHMNALDIPLFLRIAPELYLKRLLVGGFPRVFEVNRNFRNEGLDKQHNPEFTMLEAYHAYGDVETVMELTESLIRDAATFVARQEAPETPPTGVLPFGDLRIDYSKPFARVRYGDLFERAWGFSMRDEARVRATAEKVFSAEKVRGADHWMLVNELFEEKGEKLVDPSVPTFITEYPAAVSPLTRPKRDDPALADRADLFIGGMEIAPHYTELNDPDVQEAKFREQLRGTDTDKSAEERTFRTFDDDFVRALKVGMPPAGGMGLGIDRLVMLLTNQPTIRDVMLFPMMRPEE from the coding sequence ATGGACACGCCCGAGACTCCGCTCCGCCCCGAGGGCGAGGGGCTTCACCGCCTCGAAGCGCAGCGCCGGCTCAACCGCGAGGCGGTGCGCGCGCTGGGGCACGAGCCCTACGGCGTGCGGACGGACGACATCACCGACGCCCGCGACGCGCGCGCGACCTTCGACGAACGCGCCAACGACGAGTTCAACGCGAAGGGCAAGGAGCCCGGGTACGTTGACCAGCGCCCGACGGCACGCGTCGCGGGGCGCGTGATGCTGCTGCGCGACAACGGCAAGCTCATCTGGATGACGCTGCGCGACCACACGGGCGACATCCAGGTCGCCGTCAGCCAGCGCGACTGCGACGCGCCGGGGTTCGGCGTCGCGAAGGCGACCGACCTGGGCGACGTGGTCATCGCCGACGGGCGCGTGATGAAGACCAAGACCGGCGAGGTCACGGTCTGGGCGACGGCGGTGCGCCCGGCGTCGAAGGCGCTGCTGCCGCCCCCGGCGAAGCACGAGGGGCTGCAGGACATCGAGATCCGGTATCGCCAGCGGTACGTGGACCTGTGGGCCAACCCGCAGACGCTGGGGGTGTTCCGCCTGCGCTGCGGGATCGTGAGCCGCGTGCGCCGGTTCATGGAGGGACGCGGGTACCTGGAGGTCGAGACGCCGATGCTCCAGACGCTCGCGGGCGGCGCGGCGGCCCGCCCGTTCGCGACGCACATGAACGCGCTGGACATCCCGCTGTTCCTGCGGATCGCGCCCGAGTTGTACCTGAAGCGCCTGCTCGTGGGTGGCTTTCCCAGGGTCTTCGAGGTCAACCGCAACTTCCGCAACGAGGGGCTCGACAAGCAGCACAACCCCGAGTTCACCATGCTCGAGGCCTACCACGCGTACGGCGACGTCGAGACGGTGATGGAGCTCACCGAGAGCCTGATCCGCGACGCGGCGACGTTCGTCGCGCGCCAGGAGGCGCCCGAGACGCCGCCGACGGGGGTGCTGCCCTTCGGCGACCTGCGGATCGATTACTCAAAGCCCTTCGCCCGCGTGCGGTACGGGGACCTCTTCGAGCGGGCGTGGGGCTTCTCGATGCGCGACGAGGCCCGGGTGCGCGCGACGGCGGAGAAGGTGTTCTCGGCGGAGAAGGTGCGCGGCGCCGACCACTGGATGCTCGTCAACGAACTGTTCGAAGAGAAGGGCGAGAAGCTCGTCGACCCCTCGGTGCCGACGTTCATCACCGAGTATCCCGCGGCCGTCAGCCCCCTCACGCGGCCCAAGCGCGACGACCCCGCGCTCGCGGATCGCGCGGACCTGTTCATCGGCGGCATGGAGATCGCCCCGCACTACACCGAGCTCAACGACCCCGACGTGCAGGAGGCCAAGTTCCGCGAGCAGCTCCGGGGCACGGACACCGACAAGAGCGCCGAAGAACGCACCTTCCGCACGTTCGACGACGACTTCGTGCGGGCGCTCAAGGTCGGCATGCCCCCGGCGGGCGGCATGGGCCTGGGGATCGACCGGCTGGTGATGCTGCTGACCAACCAGCCGACCATCCGCGATGTCATGCTCTTCCCGATGATGCGCCCGGAGGAGTAG